The window CGTGCCGCCGCGCCGCTTCATTCGCCAGATGGGTTGTCACACAGGCCAGGCCGCGCACCCCGGTTTCTCTGGCAATGACACGAATTAAGTAATCTTCCACAATGGACCTCGTTTGGTATTCGGTGTTCAGTCAGCTCGCAATTTTAACAAAGGGAAGGCACAACTCCTACATTTCTCGCTGGGCTTAGCATTTCTCAAATTAACAAGGGAGACATCATGAGTAGGCTGCACCCACCACCACGAATGAAAGCCCTGGGAGCGCAGGCGTCTCGCCTGCCTGAGCGGACGGGACGTCCGCGCTCTCATTTTCAAGGGAGACATCATGAGTGGGCTGCACCCACCACCACGAATGAAAACCCTGGGAGCACAGGCGCCTCGCCTGCCTGGGCGGACGGGACGTCCGCGCTCCCATTTTCAAGGGAGACATCATGAGTGGGCTGCACCCACCACCACGAATGAAAACCCTGGGAGCGCAGGCGTCTCGCCTGCCGGGGCGGACGGGACGTCCGCGCTCCCATTTTCAAGGGAGGTGTCATGCTGAGGTCCTCCGAAGCATCCCATTCTACTGAAAAATCCGAGGCCGTAGGATGCTTCACTTTTGTCACCTTGTCAGATGTCACCCACTCACGTCCACATCCAAAATACGGTAGGGGTACACATTCAGCACGGCCGTGTCGCCAAATTGGGTTTGGCGCGGGGTATCGGAGCGGTAGATGTGGATATGACCGTGCAGCAAATAACGGGGTTTGAACAGGCGCATCAGCGTGAGGAAAACTTTAAAGCCGGTGTGAGGCAAATCGGGGCGATCGTGGATGCCGAAAGGCGGGGAATGGGTGACGAGGATGTCCAGGTAACGGCCGTACCGACTCCGGTTCATCAGCAGACGCGGGGCCAACTGCGAAAACTGCCAGCGCATCTCCCGTTCGCTGTACATCAGCGTCGCCTGCGGCCGGTAACGCATGGAGCCTTCCAACCCGGCCAGCAGCAGCCCATCATGGCTGACAGTCTGACCGTGTATGTCCATACCGCCGGGCACATTGAAGAGAACACGGCCGTCGGCCGTATACTGCGGACCCTGGTCATGGTTGCCGCGCACATACACCAGCGGCACATCCATCGCCGAAATCAAAAAATCCAGATAGTAATATGGCAGGTCGCCGCAGCCTATCAGCAGCTCCACGTCCGGATAACACTGCCGCACCTGGCTGTGATACAGCGTTTCCAACACCCGGTCACTGACCGCCATAATTTTCATGGATCAGGCCACTCCCGGCCATGATTGATCGCCAACTTATCCAAAATCGCCTGCTCCAGATCAATGCCGGTCACACTGGCTAATTGCAGCAGGTACAGAGCCACGTCAGCCAATTCACCGGCCAATTCGGCTGGCGCTTTCACCTCTTCTTGCCACTGGAAGTGTTCCAGCACCTCCGCCGCCTCAATCGCCAGCGACGCCACCAGGTTGCGCGGCGTTTGTGGTTTTGGCGAATCAATCGCATACCACCCCTTGCCGTCCACAAAAGCGTGCATCCGTGCTTCTAACTCTTTCAGTTCCATGAAATTCCAACCAACTCGTTCTTCTCTTTCTCCAGTTCCTATTCTATGGGCAGCATTTAAAAAAGTAAAACGTAACATGCTTGCCAGCATGTTACGTTTTACCGCTTACTAACCTGTGGCGTAGGCGATTTGGGAAATCGCCCTACACGCCAATTAATGTTTCGCCATGTGCTGGATCAGGTCCAGGCATTTGCAGGAATAGCCCCATTCATTGTCGTACCAGGCCACAACCTTCACGAAGGTGGGAGTCAGGGCAATGCCGGCCCCGGCGTCGAAGATAGAGGTGCGCGGGTCGCCCAGGAAGTCGGTGGAAACAACAGCGTCTTCCGTGTAGCCCAAGATACCGGCCATTTCACCTTCAGAAGCCGCTTTCATAGCCGCTTTAATTTCATCGTAGGAGGCTGGTTTAGCTAGATTCACTGTCAGATCAACCACCGAGACGTTGGGGGTGGGGACGCGGAAGGACATGCCCGTCAGTTTGCCGTTCAGGGCAGGGATGACCTTGCCCACAGCTTTGGCCGCGCCGGTGGAGGAGGGGATGATGTTTTGCGCCGCGCCGCGCCCACCGCGCCAATCTTTGGCCGAGGGACCGTCTACCGTTTTCTGGGTGGCGGTGGTGGCGTGGACGGTAGTCATCAGGCCATCGGTGATGCCAAAATTGTCGTGCAGCACTTTGGCGATGGGAGCCAGGCAGTTGGTGGTGCAAGAAGCGTTGGACACGATAGCCTGGCCGGCGTAGGTTTCATGGTTCACACCCATCACAAACATCGGCGTCGCGTCTTTGGACGGGGCAGACATGACCACGCGCTTGGCGCCGGCTTCGATGTGGGCCAGGGTTTTTTCTTCGGTCAGGAACAGGCCGGTGGCTTCTAAGACGTATTCAGCGCCAACTTCGTCCCACTTCAAATTCTTCGGGTCTTTTTCGGCGGTGACGCGAATGGTTTTGCCATTGACAACCAGGTTGCCATCTTTCACTGCCACCGTGCCGTCGAACTGACCGTGCGTGGAATCGTATTTCAGCATGTAGGCAATGTAGTCCACGTCAATCAGGTCGTTGATACCGACAACTTCTACGCCGTCCACTTCAACGGTGCGACGGAAGAATAAACGGCCGATGCGGCCAAACCCATTAATACCAATTTTAATCGTCATAGGAGGTCTCCTTTTGGTTTAGTTGCGAGCAAAATCTCGCTAATTGTAACGCCAACACGAAGGTAACAAAACGTCATATGTCATGTGTTTAACATGACGGATCACGCATTAGCTTAACAAATTCACGACAGCGCGCGCCAATTTTTGGCTGTCGTGGCGCCACGGCCGTTTCTCATCTACCAGATCGGCCGTTATCATGCGCACGGCGGTCGGGGCTGCCGGCTCCACGTACATTGTCTGCCCACCCCCCGTTTGTGGTGGAACCGTCAGGTTATCATTTGCCAGGACAATATCCAGAAAGTTGGTGGGAAGGTGCTGTAGAATCGCTGCGACGTGATCGGCAACAGTGTAATTATCCGTCTCCCCCGGCTGAATGGCAAGGTTACAAATGTAAATCTTAGGTGCGCGGGCGTGTTGCAGGGCTGTAGCCAGATCCGGGATGAGCAAATTGGGCAAAATACTGGTGTACAGGCTGCCTGGCCCCATCACAATCAGGTCAGCCTGTAAGATGGCTTTGAGTACCGGCGGGTAAGCGTGTACCCGGTCTGGTTCCAGGCACAGGTGTTGGATGTGGCCGCCAGCCTCCGGTATAGCCGATTCGCCTACAACACGCCGCACCCGTCCATCCACCAGTACGTCGGCGACCAGGGTGATGGGTTCCAGGGTGGAGGGCAAAACGCGCCCGCGCAAACCCAGCACCCGCTCCGCGGCCAACAGCGCTTCGTCAAAGCTGCCGGTGATGCCGGTGAGGGCGGCCAGGAGCAAGTTGCCAAATGCGTGACCCTGGAGTTCGGAACGGCCGTTCCCCGCCCCATTTTCGCTCATCTGGCCTGCCACCGACCCACCGAAGCGATATTGCAGCACCTGGGTCATCAACGTCTCGTCGCGGGACAAGGCGGCGATGTTGTTGCGAAAGTCGCCTGGCGGCAGCAGGCCCAAATCGCGCCGCAGCCGGCCGCTGCTGCCGCCATCGTCGGCTACGGTGACAACGGCCGTAATGTTCCGCGTATACTCCCGCAGCCCGCGCAGCAGCGTCGGCATCCCCGTGCCGCCGCCAATCGCCACAATATGCGGCCCGCGCCCCTGCCGGCTGAAGTGGTACAAAGACTCCGCCACGCCTTCATCTGCCCGGCGAAATGGGGCGATCAGCGTGTGCCCCAGACGATACACCGCCAACAGCATGATCGCGCCGCCCACGGCAAACGGCAGCACAATACGCCAGGCAACCGGCAAAAATTGTAGGGTCAAGATGTCGTACACAATTTGCGGCAGCCAATTCAGGCGATGCAGCACCAAAATCGTATAAACCGACCCCATACCAGCAATCAAACCGCCCAGGCCCAACAGCAGCAGCCAACGCTTCACACCGATGCCCGGTATCACCCAGCGGGAATTGGGCATTCGTTTACCTAATTGAAAAAACTTCTTGCGCATCACTTTTATCCCTTGCCGCCCAAAACACCAACGTTTCGATTTTACCACATGTAGAGACGTTGCAATGCACGTCTCTACATGTCAGCAATTCTCAATTTGCCTGGGTGTGCTAGTAGGGGCGGGACGGCGCGGACGGGTAACAGCCGCAGCGGACGCCATTTTCCCGCGCCGTCTCGCCCAATGGGACCCAAAGAGGGGCGAGACAGGTGGGAGGCAAGGCATTGGTGATTGGCAAACATGTTGTCCCGCCCCTACGGCTGGATTGCAAATTGAGAATTGCTGTCTACATGTAGGCAGTCGCCGTCTGGCAACCCCTCATCGCCTGTGTTATGATTTGGCATTGGCGATTGAGTTTCCTGAAAAACACAAAGACGCGGAGGGATTCCTGCTCTGGAAACTGTGCGCCCGTGTACCTCTGCGTTACCTTTTTTCGGCAGACTCACAATTGACCATTAACAATTGGGAGCGTTTATGAGAACCGTTTTTTGGAATGACAACAACGATACCGTCAACCTGATTGACCAGCGTAAGCTGCCCTGGGAATTCGAGGTGGCCACATACGACGATTACCATGCCGTCGCCAGCGCCATCACCGAGATGGTGGTGCGCGGTGCGCCGGCCATTGGCGCCACGGCCGCCTTCGGCATGGCCCTGGCGGCGCGGCAAAGCCAGGCCACCGACCGGCTGGCTCTGCTGCGTGACCTGGAGGAAGCGGCGAAGGTGCTGAATGCGGCGCGGCCAACGGCCGTTAATCTCTCCTGGGCCGTCGCCCGCCTGCTGCGGGCCGCCAGCGAAGAACTGACCAGCGCCGACAACGTGCGCGACCACCTGCTGGCAGTCGCCCAACAAATCGCCGACGACGACGTGGCCCTGAACAAACGCATGGCCGCCTACGGCGCAGAGTTAATCAGCGATGGCGACACCATCCTCCACCACTGCAACACCGGCGCGCTGGCGGCCGTAGATTGGGGTACGGCGCTGGGCGTTATCTTCACTGCCCACGAGCAGGGCAAACAGATCCACGTCCTGGTGGACGAGACCCGCCCCCGGCTGCAAGGCGCGCGCCTGACCGCCTGGGAACTGCACCAGCGCGGCATCCCCTTCGACCTGATCGCCGACAACGCCGCCGGGCACTTCATGCGCACCGGCCAGGTGAACATTGTCCTGGTCGGCTCGGACCGCACGGCGGCCAACGGCGATGTGGCGAACAAAATCGGCACCTATAAGCTGGCAGTGGTCGCCAAAGAGAACGGCGTGCCGTTCTACCCGGTGGTCCCCACCAGCACCATTGATCTGAACCTGGCCCATGGCGATTTGATCCCGATTGAAGAGCGGGACGCGGAGGAGGTGTTGACGGTGTTCGGCCACGCCATCGCCCCGACCAATTATTCGGCGCGTAATCCCGCCTTCGACGTGACGCCCCATCGCTATGTGACCGGCATTGTCACCGAGGCGGGCATCGTCTATCCGCCGTTTGTGAAGAATTTACGGCTGGCGGTGGAACAAGAGCAAAACAAAAAAGGAGAGTAAAGTTGGCCGATTTCGCCAAATGAAATCGGCCAACTTTTTACAAAGCATGGAAGACATTCCAGTCATCATCGTCTGCGGCGGGGAGGGCACACGGATGCGCGGCTCGACCAGCCGCAAGAAGGAACTTGTGGAAGTGGGCGGACGGCCGATTTTGTGGCACGTCATGCGTATATTTTCCGCCCACAACCTGAACCGTTTTGTCCTGGCGTTGGGGCATGGGCAGGACCAGATTCGCCGCTATTTCATGGAGTACGAATCCATGACGCGAGACATGACGCTGCACCTGGGCAAACCCGACCTGAGCCACCCGGAGGTGGAGTTTTACGGCCGTCCTGCGCACCCCACCTGGGAAATCTCACTGGTAGATACCGGCCTGCGCACGGAAAAAGCCAGCCGTATTGGCGGGGTCGCCAGTTACATCCGCGCCGACCGCTTTTTTGTAGCCTACGGCGACGATGTGAGCGACGTGAACCTGACCAACCTGATCCAGTTTCACAAAACACATGGCAAGATGGCGACGATAACGGCCGTGCAAACCACCCTGCAATATGGCGTCGTCGAAGCCACCGATGAGGGTCTTGTCACCGGCTTCCGCGAACGGCCGCAGCTTCCCTACTGGATCAACGGCGGCTTCATGCTCTTCGAGCGCAAAGTGCTGGACCTCATCGGCGACGGCGACGGCGTGAACCTGGAAACGCAAATCCTGCCCCGTC of the Candidatus Leptovillus gracilis genome contains:
- a CDS encoding metallophosphoesterase produces the protein MKIMAVSDRVLETLYHSQVRQCYPDVELLIGCGDLPYYYLDFLISAMDVPLVYVRGNHDQGPQYTADGRVLFNVPGGMDIHGQTVSHDGLLLAGLEGSMRYRPQATLMYSEREMRWQFSQLAPRLLMNRSRYGRYLDILVTHSPPFGIHDRPDLPHTGFKVFLTLMRLFKPRYLLHGHIHIYRSDTPRQTQFGDTAVLNVYPYRILDVDVSG
- the gap gene encoding type I glyceraldehyde-3-phosphate dehydrogenase, with product MTIKIGINGFGRIGRLFFRRTVEVDGVEVVGINDLIDVDYIAYMLKYDSTHGQFDGTVAVKDGNLVVNGKTIRVTAEKDPKNLKWDEVGAEYVLEATGLFLTEEKTLAHIEAGAKRVVMSAPSKDATPMFVMGVNHETYAGQAIVSNASCTTNCLAPIAKVLHDNFGITDGLMTTVHATTATQKTVDGPSAKDWRGGRGAAQNIIPSSTGAAKAVGKVIPALNGKLTGMSFRVPTPNVSVVDLTVNLAKPASYDEIKAAMKAASEGEMAGILGYTEDAVVSTDFLGDPRTSIFDAGAGIALTPTFVKVVAWYDNEWGYSCKCLDLIQHMAKH
- a CDS encoding nucleotide pyrophosphohydrolase; the encoded protein is MELKELEARMHAFVDGKGWYAIDSPKPQTPRNLVASLAIEAAEVLEHFQWQEEVKAPAELAGELADVALYLLQLASVTGIDLEQAILDKLAINHGREWPDP
- a CDS encoding YvcK family protein, with the translated sequence MRKKFFQLGKRMPNSRWVIPGIGVKRWLLLLGLGGLIAGMGSVYTILVLHRLNWLPQIVYDILTLQFLPVAWRIVLPFAVGGAIMLLAVYRLGHTLIAPFRRADEGVAESLYHFSRQGRGPHIVAIGGGTGMPTLLRGLREYTRNITAVVTVADDGGSSGRLRRDLGLLPPGDFRNNIAALSRDETLMTQVLQYRFGGSVAGQMSENGAGNGRSELQGHAFGNLLLAALTGITGSFDEALLAAERVLGLRGRVLPSTLEPITLVADVLVDGRVRRVVGESAIPEAGGHIQHLCLEPDRVHAYPPVLKAILQADLIVMGPGSLYTSILPNLLIPDLATALQHARAPKIYICNLAIQPGETDNYTVADHVAAILQHLPTNFLDIVLANDNLTVPPQTGGGQTMYVEPAAPTAVRMITADLVDEKRPWRHDSQKLARAVVNLLS
- a CDS encoding NTP transferase domain-containing protein, which codes for MKSANFLQSMEDIPVIIVCGGEGTRMRGSTSRKKELVEVGGRPILWHVMRIFSAHNLNRFVLALGHGQDQIRRYFMEYESMTRDMTLHLGKPDLSHPEVEFYGRPAHPTWEISLVDTGLRTEKASRIGGVASYIRADRFFVAYGDDVSDVNLTNLIQFHKTHGKMATITAVQTTLQYGVVEATDEGLVTGFRERPQLPYWINGGFMLFERKVLDLIGDGDGVNLETQILPRLAEQGQLMIYRHTGFWQSMNTMKDTMLLEEIWQKNPPWKVWED
- the mtnA gene encoding S-methyl-5-thioribose-1-phosphate isomerase; translation: MRTVFWNDNNDTVNLIDQRKLPWEFEVATYDDYHAVASAITEMVVRGAPAIGATAAFGMALAARQSQATDRLALLRDLEEAAKVLNAARPTAVNLSWAVARLLRAASEELTSADNVRDHLLAVAQQIADDDVALNKRMAAYGAELISDGDTILHHCNTGALAAVDWGTALGVIFTAHEQGKQIHVLVDETRPRLQGARLTAWELHQRGIPFDLIADNAAGHFMRTGQVNIVLVGSDRTAANGDVANKIGTYKLAVVAKENGVPFYPVVPTSTIDLNLAHGDLIPIEERDAEEVLTVFGHAIAPTNYSARNPAFDVTPHRYVTGIVTEAGIVYPPFVKNLRLAVEQEQNKKGE